A genomic segment from Lignipirellula cremea encodes:
- a CDS encoding transglutaminase family protein — MTRSLTLLLAFLCCSRLAADDVPPEPERPVETVAAATVEELAETALKSVVVVTFTGRDGKRQGLGAGFLVSEDGLIATNYHVLGEARPIAVELADGRSFDVVSIHASDRRLDLAVIKIEGDNLPPPLELGRSKTLRQGAPVVAFGNPQGLKLSVVSGVVSGRREIDGRQMIQIAVPIEPGNSGGPLLDAYGKVHGIVTAKSLVTDNLGFAVEVDDLKPLLEKPNPIPMSRWLTIGALDARQWSLVNGGKWRRQSGTIVASEPGDGFGGRSLCLWEGKTPELPYEIGVQVKLDDESGAAGLVFQSNGAQRHYGFYPSAGNLRLSSFMGPDFRSWKVLRNEASPHYRSGEWNYLKVRLEKDRVRCFLNDELVYESTDESLPPGKVGLAKFRDTTASFKGFRIGKELPRFKLDPAVAAGAAEALRNLPSLAEISGLSLDPLEDQAAIAATVLRDQAHDLERQAADRRRLAQDLLTRSITLELEKMVKQHGENVDLLHGALLLSRLDNEDLDTNYYEQRVAEMAAETKASLPAEPTDAQKLQALNRYLFEQNGFHGGRTNYYHRANSYLDQVIEDREGLPITLSVLYLEVGRRLGLKLEGVGLPGHFIVKLPQGDEDQLIDVFERGETLSKDNAKKIVDDFAGRAFQETDLQPASARSILVRMLHNLNNTAQREDDKEAMLRYVEAMVALEPDSVSHRGLRAVLNSETGRKVRALADLDWILDQQPAGIDLDAVQRMRDYFESR; from the coding sequence ATGACCCGATCCTTGACCCTGCTGCTGGCGTTCCTCTGCTGCAGTCGCCTGGCCGCCGATGACGTCCCGCCGGAACCGGAACGACCCGTCGAAACGGTCGCCGCCGCGACCGTGGAAGAGCTGGCGGAAACGGCGCTCAAGTCGGTCGTCGTGGTGACGTTCACCGGCCGCGACGGCAAACGCCAGGGACTGGGAGCCGGCTTCCTGGTTTCTGAAGACGGCCTGATCGCCACCAACTACCACGTGCTGGGGGAGGCCCGTCCGATCGCGGTCGAGCTGGCCGACGGCCGCTCGTTCGATGTCGTCTCCATCCACGCTTCCGACCGCCGCCTCGACCTGGCCGTGATCAAAATCGAAGGCGACAATCTGCCGCCGCCGTTGGAACTGGGCCGTTCCAAAACGCTTCGCCAGGGCGCCCCGGTTGTCGCCTTTGGCAACCCGCAAGGGCTGAAGCTGAGCGTCGTCTCCGGCGTGGTTTCCGGCCGGCGGGAGATCGACGGCCGTCAAATGATCCAGATCGCCGTGCCGATCGAGCCGGGCAACAGCGGCGGCCCGCTGCTCGACGCCTACGGTAAAGTGCATGGCATCGTCACCGCCAAATCGCTGGTGACCGACAACCTGGGCTTCGCCGTCGAGGTCGACGATCTCAAACCGCTGCTCGAAAAACCGAACCCCATTCCCATGTCGCGCTGGCTGACCATCGGCGCGCTCGACGCCCGGCAGTGGAGCCTGGTCAACGGCGGCAAATGGCGCCGCCAAAGCGGAACGATCGTCGCCAGCGAACCGGGCGACGGGTTCGGCGGCCGTTCGCTCTGCCTGTGGGAAGGGAAAACGCCTGAGCTGCCGTACGAGATCGGCGTGCAGGTCAAGCTCGACGACGAGTCGGGCGCCGCCGGCCTGGTCTTCCAATCCAACGGAGCGCAGCGGCATTACGGGTTCTACCCCAGCGCCGGCAACCTGCGGCTCAGTTCCTTTATGGGCCCCGACTTCCGCTCCTGGAAAGTGCTGCGGAACGAAGCCAGCCCCCATTACCGGTCGGGTGAATGGAACTACCTCAAGGTGCGGCTGGAGAAGGATCGCGTCCGCTGCTTCTTGAACGACGAACTGGTCTACGAATCGACCGACGAAAGCCTGCCGCCCGGCAAGGTCGGCCTGGCCAAGTTCCGCGATACGACCGCCTCGTTCAAAGGCTTTCGCATCGGGAAAGAGCTGCCGCGGTTCAAGCTGGATCCGGCCGTCGCCGCCGGCGCGGCCGAGGCGCTGCGCAACCTGCCCTCGCTGGCGGAGATTTCCGGCCTGTCGCTGGATCCGCTCGAGGATCAGGCCGCGATCGCCGCAACCGTACTCCGCGACCAGGCCCATGACCTGGAACGCCAGGCCGCCGACCGCCGACGTCTGGCCCAGGATCTGCTCACCCGGTCGATCACGCTGGAGCTGGAGAAAATGGTCAAACAGCACGGCGAGAACGTCGACCTGCTGCACGGGGCGTTGCTGCTCTCCCGGCTGGATAACGAAGATCTCGATACGAACTACTACGAACAGCGCGTCGCCGAAATGGCGGCGGAAACCAAGGCCAGCCTGCCCGCCGAACCGACCGACGCCCAGAAACTGCAGGCCCTCAATCGCTACCTGTTTGAGCAGAACGGATTCCACGGCGGCCGCACCAATTACTACCACCGGGCCAATAGCTATCTCGACCAGGTCATCGAAGACCGCGAAGGCCTGCCGATTACCCTCAGCGTGCTGTACCTGGAAGTCGGCCGTCGCCTGGGGCTCAAGCTGGAAGGGGTCGGTTTGCCGGGCCACTTCATCGTGAAGCTGCCGCAGGGAGACGAAGATCAGCTGATCGATGTGTTCGAGCGGGGCGAAACTTTGTCCAAGGACAACGCGAAGAAAATCGTCGACGACTTCGCCGGCAGGGCGTTCCAGGAAACCGACCTGCAGCCGGCGTCCGCCCGTTCTATTCTGGTACGCATGCTGCACAACCTGAACAACACGGCCCAGCGAGAAGACGACAAAGAAGCGATGCTGCGGTACGTCGAAGCGATGGTCGCCCTGGAGCCCGACAGCGTGTCGCACCGCGGTCTGCGGGCCGTGCTCAACAGCGAGACAGGCCGCAAGGTGCGGGCCCTGGCCGATCTGGACTGGATTCTCGACCAGCAGCCCGCCGGCATCGATCTGGACGCTGTCCAGCGCATGCGGGACTATTTTGAATCACGTTAG
- a CDS encoding DUF1559 family PulG-like putative transporter, translated as MFRFRFLSALGSLFAVLASTSFCLALGVPPAPENPVVHRIAPAECLAYLSWSATADADPTSANSVEKLMAEPAMQEAIDAIDALVREYTPTTGAGDLFGRLSRNAARQTAALYLAEVQLGDGPPQVQAGAIFDLGENAAALAGELERWQTETFAAAAQPQPIDGQPFFTVRLDPSAPPITWGVRDSFLLITVGDGEMERLLARMQQEPPAWLTAIADTCPIERRSVIAFLNHSKVIETISQLPEGEMAKPFLDQLGLSSVRSIAIASGLDAEGFVTRACIDAPGEPTGLLKVFSGAALTDADLAVVPADAPAALAFKLDTVELFDLVTTMMGNVGGPAADQVPAMREGFQEAFQADIRDDVLASLGDTWTLFAAPDDGGLLTGWTIAVALKDRETFNKFFTSAMNIAKTVLPRDSIALKQTQVGKQQVYSAKFLGDLAIYPAWCVADDHLVFSLYPQAVLGFLGRKADFQPLKADAFTAGQSDQGDLQSYGQLDGAAAVQWAYPFALTAMRYLSQEHLNHGSDIESILPPGSAWLPHLKGNVTTWRRVDGGLQIVSRQAAPGVVGTAMSLELVCSVPQVMEQIDLWRQSQGVNCLQQIAIACLDYHDNNKSFPPAASVDADGKPLLSWRVLILPYMGEQELYQKFHLDEPWDSEHNKTLLTQMPDVYRMPASKSPAGTTVVLGNGGEEKGVFALKIPVQIGDITDGSSATILAVEAADEQAVPWTKPQDYDYEKTPGLKALVGSRKTEPLVVCCDGTVCRVPNSIEERKLPFYFDYQDDNVVWGMREVEPYRLPWESRRLRGPGAVQVREEFPRDREVTVPEVPFTPKDSEPFDDPFGPKPDGR; from the coding sequence ATGTTCAGGTTTCGCTTTTTGAGCGCCCTTGGCTCGCTGTTCGCGGTGCTGGCGTCGACCAGTTTCTGTCTGGCGCTGGGTGTTCCGCCCGCCCCGGAGAATCCGGTAGTCCATCGGATCGCCCCGGCCGAGTGTCTGGCGTATTTGTCCTGGTCGGCCACCGCCGACGCAGATCCGACCAGCGCGAACTCGGTTGAAAAGCTCATGGCCGAACCGGCCATGCAGGAAGCGATCGACGCCATCGATGCGCTGGTCCGGGAGTACACGCCGACCACGGGGGCGGGCGACTTGTTCGGTCGTCTGTCCCGCAATGCGGCCCGGCAAACGGCCGCCCTGTATCTGGCGGAAGTGCAGCTGGGCGACGGTCCGCCGCAAGTCCAGGCTGGCGCCATCTTCGATCTGGGAGAGAACGCGGCCGCACTCGCCGGAGAACTGGAACGCTGGCAGACTGAAACCTTCGCCGCAGCGGCCCAGCCGCAACCGATCGACGGGCAGCCGTTCTTTACCGTGCGACTCGATCCGTCCGCCCCGCCGATTACCTGGGGCGTGCGCGATTCCTTCCTGCTGATCACCGTGGGCGACGGGGAAATGGAACGGCTCCTCGCCCGCATGCAGCAGGAACCGCCGGCCTGGCTGACCGCCATTGCCGACACCTGCCCGATCGAACGCCGCAGCGTGATCGCCTTTTTGAACCATAGCAAAGTCATCGAAACGATCAGCCAGCTGCCCGAAGGGGAAATGGCCAAACCGTTCCTCGATCAGCTGGGGCTGTCGTCCGTCCGTTCGATCGCGATTGCTTCCGGTCTGGACGCAGAAGGCTTCGTCACCCGGGCGTGTATCGATGCTCCCGGCGAGCCGACCGGCCTGCTCAAAGTGTTCTCTGGCGCCGCCCTGACCGACGCCGACCTGGCCGTGGTTCCGGCCGACGCCCCGGCTGCTTTGGCCTTCAAGTTGGATACGGTGGAGCTGTTCGATCTGGTCACCACGATGATGGGCAACGTGGGCGGTCCCGCAGCCGACCAGGTTCCGGCCATGCGGGAGGGTTTCCAGGAAGCGTTCCAGGCCGACATCCGCGACGATGTGCTGGCTTCGCTGGGCGATACCTGGACCCTGTTCGCCGCCCCCGATGACGGCGGTCTGCTGACCGGCTGGACGATCGCCGTCGCGCTCAAAGACCGGGAGACGTTCAACAAGTTTTTCACCTCCGCCATGAACATCGCCAAAACGGTTCTGCCGCGGGATAGCATTGCCCTGAAACAGACCCAGGTGGGCAAACAGCAGGTCTATTCGGCCAAGTTTCTCGGCGACCTGGCGATCTATCCCGCCTGGTGCGTCGCCGATGATCACCTGGTATTCAGCCTGTACCCGCAAGCCGTGCTGGGCTTCCTGGGTCGCAAGGCAGACTTCCAGCCGCTGAAAGCGGACGCCTTTACGGCCGGTCAAAGCGATCAGGGCGACCTGCAGAGTTACGGCCAGCTGGACGGCGCCGCCGCCGTGCAGTGGGCGTATCCGTTCGCCCTCACCGCCATGCGGTACCTGTCGCAGGAACATCTGAACCACGGTTCTGACATCGAAAGCATTCTGCCCCCGGGCTCGGCCTGGCTGCCGCACCTGAAAGGGAACGTAACTACCTGGCGACGGGTCGACGGCGGCCTGCAGATCGTCAGCCGGCAGGCGGCTCCCGGCGTGGTCGGCACGGCCATGTCGCTGGAACTGGTCTGTTCCGTGCCGCAAGTCATGGAGCAGATCGACCTCTGGCGGCAATCGCAGGGGGTAAACTGCCTGCAACAGATCGCCATCGCCTGTCTTGATTATCACGATAACAACAAAAGCTTCCCCCCTGCGGCCAGCGTGGACGCCGACGGCAAGCCGCTGCTCAGCTGGCGCGTGCTGATCCTGCCGTACATGGGAGAGCAGGAACTCTACCAAAAGTTTCACCTGGATGAACCTTGGGACAGCGAGCACAACAAAACGCTTCTAACCCAGATGCCCGACGTGTACCGGATGCCTGCCAGCAAGAGCCCTGCGGGAACCACGGTTGTTCTGGGGAACGGGGGCGAAGAAAAGGGAGTCTTCGCGCTGAAAATACCGGTCCAGATTGGCGATATAACCGACGGATCCAGCGCCACGATTCTGGCCGTCGAGGCGGCGGACGAACAGGCCGTGCCGTGGACCAAACCCCAGGACTACGACTATGAAAAAACGCCCGGCCTGAAGGCGCTCGTTGGCTCCCGCAAAACGGAGCCCCTGGTCGTCTGCTGCGACGGAACCGTTTGCCGCGTCCCCAATTCGATCGAGGAACGGAAGCTGCCGTTCTATTTTGACTACCAGGATGACAACGTCGTCTGGGGAATGAGGGAAGTAGAGCCCTACCGCTTGCCCTGGGAGTCCCGTCGCCTCAGAGGGCCGGGCGCCGTGCAGGTGCGCGAGGAATTCCCGCGAGATCGCGAAGTTACCGTGCCAGAGGTCCCCTTTACGCCCAAAGATTCGGAACCTTTTGACGATCCGTTTGGTCCCAAGCCGGACGGACGTTAA
- a CDS encoding DUF1559 family PulG-like putative transporter, with the protein MVATGLASGFVALLMFVFSGSPLGLPPEPEREILARIAPEECLFYLTWSGAMEANPASQNATELLAAEPAVQKSFAQLEQALNLAIGNGEPLPPDSMPAVVQRVGRHVLTHAAAIYVRDVQLEQGPQIAAGAVFNLDENAAEFSTRLQDAVTGLFGDAVTEVQLQGKTFHTVQPGPGPPVTWGMIGNYLLVAVGEGEMKNLLDCALSPVPAWLAKIRQETTLERRASIAWIDVEKALKIVDSLPEGTINPALINASGARSIRSYVSVSGLDATGFQTRTLLEFNGEPEGLFAALDGPGLTAEDLALIPNAAPGAMALRVSPADLMDRLIAVAHQVDPSIAAKMTEDRAKLQQDLGAELNDMLGDVWRVYAAPHDGGIMSGWVLVGDVKDPAAVSAWLKKVAAGSPLVSNYGTLEGVDDSLQVNGHTLYRLRADTDLLVEPTWCVTDKHLVVGIYPHAVRGFLQQKPPTETLADDPQIAAALAAEGAMPFALRLDLREVFERLYPVLQFGGVVMEQEFLGRGRVAEEESPIDLMALPPGSAIAPHLTPAYTTIHRTETGLEFVSKQSLPGFSVGAVAPLVTAAIVPAGIEARLAAQRMNSQNNLKQIGLGVHNFADQNLRLPHSANTDADGKPLLSWRVHILPYMEMSSLYDQFHLDEPWDSEHNLAVAGKVTPVVYAAPGASLEPGKTVYLANVSKDGFLRPQNEGNLKFRDITDGMSNTIAIVEAAPENAVFWTKPDDFAYEAENRTKGLVGLRRGGFLAVYADGSVQLVDYTNPTLLYRLFTRNDGEFIDPNEFPNDDQ; encoded by the coding sequence ATGGTCGCCACAGGTTTAGCATCGGGTTTTGTCGCCTTGCTGATGTTCGTGTTCTCCGGCTCTCCGCTGGGCTTGCCGCCGGAACCGGAGAGGGAAATCCTCGCCCGGATCGCGCCGGAAGAATGCTTGTTCTATCTCACTTGGTCGGGCGCCATGGAGGCGAATCCGGCCAGCCAGAACGCCACCGAGCTACTGGCGGCGGAGCCGGCCGTGCAGAAGTCCTTTGCCCAACTGGAACAGGCGCTGAACCTGGCGATCGGCAACGGCGAACCGCTTCCGCCCGACTCCATGCCCGCGGTCGTCCAGCGGGTGGGACGCCACGTGCTGACGCATGCGGCCGCCATTTATGTCCGCGACGTGCAGCTGGAACAAGGCCCGCAAATCGCCGCCGGCGCCGTGTTCAACCTGGATGAAAATGCGGCCGAGTTCAGCACCCGGCTGCAGGACGCAGTAACCGGACTGTTCGGCGACGCCGTGACCGAAGTGCAGCTGCAGGGGAAAACCTTCCATACCGTGCAGCCTGGTCCGGGCCCGCCGGTAACCTGGGGCATGATCGGCAACTACCTGCTGGTCGCCGTGGGCGAAGGGGAGATGAAGAACCTGCTGGATTGTGCGTTGTCGCCAGTCCCGGCCTGGCTGGCGAAAATTCGCCAGGAAACCACTCTGGAACGCCGGGCCAGCATCGCCTGGATTGATGTCGAAAAAGCCTTAAAGATCGTCGACAGTCTGCCGGAAGGGACGATCAACCCGGCCCTGATCAACGCTTCCGGGGCGCGTTCGATCCGTTCTTACGTCTCCGTTTCGGGTCTGGATGCCACCGGCTTCCAGACACGCACGCTGCTGGAATTCAACGGCGAACCGGAAGGGCTGTTCGCCGCCCTGGACGGCCCTGGTTTAACGGCCGAAGATCTGGCCCTCATCCCCAATGCGGCGCCTGGCGCCATGGCGTTACGGGTGAGTCCTGCCGACCTGATGGATCGCCTGATTGCCGTCGCGCACCAGGTGGATCCGTCCATAGCCGCCAAGATGACGGAAGACCGGGCCAAACTGCAGCAGGATCTGGGCGCCGAACTGAACGACATGCTGGGCGATGTGTGGCGGGTCTACGCGGCCCCGCACGACGGCGGCATCATGTCCGGCTGGGTGCTGGTGGGCGATGTGAAAGATCCGGCCGCCGTTTCCGCCTGGCTGAAAAAGGTTGCCGCGGGCTCGCCGCTTGTCAGCAATTACGGAACGCTCGAAGGGGTTGATGACTCGCTGCAGGTCAACGGACACACGCTGTATCGTCTGCGTGCGGACACCGATTTGCTGGTGGAGCCCACCTGGTGCGTAACCGACAAGCACTTGGTGGTTGGCATTTACCCGCATGCCGTGCGGGGTTTCCTGCAGCAGAAGCCGCCGACGGAAACGCTGGCCGACGACCCGCAAATCGCGGCCGCCCTGGCGGCTGAGGGCGCGATGCCTTTCGCCCTGCGACTGGACCTGCGCGAAGTGTTTGAACGGTTGTATCCGGTCCTGCAGTTTGGCGGCGTGGTGATGGAGCAGGAATTCCTGGGGCGTGGACGGGTAGCGGAAGAGGAGTCGCCTATCGACCTGATGGCGTTGCCGCCCGGTTCGGCGATCGCCCCGCATCTGACGCCGGCCTACACGACGATCCATCGCACAGAAACGGGCCTGGAGTTTGTCAGCAAACAGAGCCTGCCTGGTTTCAGCGTGGGCGCCGTCGCTCCGCTGGTGACGGCCGCGATCGTTCCCGCCGGGATCGAAGCCCGCCTCGCCGCCCAGCGGATGAATTCGCAGAACAACCTGAAGCAGATCGGGTTGGGGGTGCATAACTTCGCCGATCAAAACTTGCGACTACCTCATAGCGCAAACACCGACGCCGACGGCAAACCGCTGCTCAGCTGGCGCGTCCATATCCTTCCATATATGGAAATGTCCTCGCTGTACGACCAGTTCCACCTGGATGAACCGTGGGACAGCGAACATAACCTTGCTGTCGCCGGAAAGGTGACGCCTGTTGTTTACGCCGCTCCGGGCGCCAGCCTCGAACCGGGGAAAACGGTGTACCTGGCCAATGTTTCCAAGGACGGCTTTCTGCGGCCGCAAAACGAAGGGAATCTGAAATTCAGGGACATCACCGACGGCATGTCCAACACGATCGCCATCGTCGAAGCGGCGCCAGAGAATGCCGTGTTCTGGACGAAGCCTGATGACTTTGCCTATGAAGCCGAGAACCGAACCAAGGGCCTGGTTGGATTGCGGCGTGGCGGTTTTCTGGCCGTCTATGCGGACGGTTCGGTCCAGCTGGTCGATTACACCAACCCGACCCTTTTATATCGCCTGTTCACTCGGAACGACGGCGAATTCATCGACCCCAACGAATTCCCCAATGATGACCAGTAA
- a CDS encoding amidase yields the protein MESSELCFKPATELAGLIRSGQLSARETMEAHLAQIDRVNPAVNAIITYLPEQALEAASAADERFARGEECGPLHGLPVAHKDIISTAGIRTTYGSPLFKDNVPDKDAVIIERLKKGGAITLGKTNTPEFGAGSQTFNPLFGATLNPYDVTKTCGGSSGGAAVALACGMIPIADGSDTGGSLRNPASFCNVVGFRPSPGRVPLWPSEVAWFPISVQGPMARTVADVALMLTAIAGPDDRSPISLSDPGSLFGRDLARDFQGVKIAWSDDLGGLPVEPSVTAAINSQRQAFADLGCEIDDCSPDYSGADESFKVWRAWKFELRFREMLDKHRDQIKETVVWNVEEGRQLTGPQISRAELARTQLYQRLRVFMETYEYLVLPVSQTPPFDVNTPYLDTINGQPMATYIDWMKSCYYISATGLPSISVPCGFTPDGLPVGVQIVGRHNNDFGVLQLAHAFEQATQVWRRQPGVV from the coding sequence ATGGAATCTTCCGAACTCTGCTTCAAGCCGGCGACCGAACTGGCGGGACTGATCCGCTCCGGCCAGTTGTCGGCGCGGGAAACGATGGAGGCCCACCTGGCGCAGATCGACCGCGTGAACCCGGCCGTCAATGCGATCATCACCTATCTGCCGGAACAGGCGCTTGAGGCGGCGTCGGCGGCCGACGAACGCTTTGCCCGCGGGGAAGAGTGCGGGCCGCTGCACGGCCTGCCGGTCGCGCATAAGGATATCATTTCGACGGCCGGCATTCGGACCACCTATGGTTCGCCGCTGTTCAAAGACAATGTCCCCGACAAAGACGCCGTGATCATCGAGCGGTTGAAAAAAGGCGGGGCGATCACGCTGGGAAAAACGAACACGCCTGAGTTTGGCGCCGGTTCGCAAACGTTCAATCCGCTCTTTGGCGCCACGCTCAATCCGTACGACGTTACCAAGACGTGCGGCGGCAGCAGCGGCGGGGCGGCAGTCGCCCTGGCCTGCGGCATGATCCCGATCGCCGACGGCAGCGACACGGGCGGATCCTTGCGAAATCCCGCCAGCTTCTGCAATGTGGTCGGCTTTCGTCCTTCGCCGGGACGCGTGCCGCTGTGGCCTTCCGAGGTCGCCTGGTTCCCCATTTCCGTCCAGGGTCCGATGGCCCGTACGGTCGCCGATGTGGCGCTCATGCTGACGGCAATCGCCGGTCCCGATGACCGCTCGCCCATCTCCCTGAGCGACCCGGGCAGCCTGTTCGGCCGCGACCTGGCCCGCGACTTCCAGGGCGTGAAGATCGCCTGGAGCGACGACCTGGGCGGCCTGCCAGTGGAACCGTCGGTCACGGCCGCCATCAACAGCCAGCGGCAAGCGTTCGCCGATCTGGGCTGTGAGATCGACGACTGCTCGCCCGACTATTCGGGAGCCGACGAATCGTTCAAAGTCTGGCGCGCCTGGAAGTTTGAGCTGCGTTTCCGCGAGATGCTCGACAAGCACCGGGACCAGATCAAAGAGACGGTCGTCTGGAATGTCGAAGAAGGCCGCCAGCTGACCGGCCCGCAGATCTCCCGGGCTGAACTGGCGCGGACGCAGCTCTACCAGCGACTGCGGGTATTTATGGAAACGTACGAATACCTGGTATTGCCCGTCAGCCAGACGCCGCCGTTTGACGTGAACACGCCGTACCTGGACACGATCAACGGCCAGCCGATGGCGACTTATATCGACTGGATGAAGTCGTGCTATTACATCTCGGCGACCGGCCTGCCCTCGATCTCCGTCCCCTGCGGCTTCACCCCCGACGGTCTGCCCGTCGGCGTGCAGATTGTCGGCCGCCACAACAACGACTTCGGCGTGCTGCAGTTAGCCCACGCCTTCGAACAAGCCACCCAGGTCTGGCGCCGCCAGCCCGGCGTGGTGTAA
- a CDS encoding acyl-CoA synthetase, whose product MRFSLRLAVAFMFFQGVDSFADRTALSLGDSAWTYQQLDAAAGAVAGALLDGADDLREARVAFLAPPGFEYVAAQWGIWRAGGVAAPLGLMHPPAEIEYALDDMQAAAVIVHPDYFDRVAPLAQARGLQLLTIDQALQATPQTGPEMTGDRRAMILYTSGTTSRPKGVVTTHAHISAQIDALVEAWEWTADDRILHVLPLHHIHGIINVLGCALRTGACCEMLSPFDADAVLDRFADGDLTLFMAVPTIYSRLIAAFEKRDAVSQAAVSAGCGRMRLMVSGSAALPVSVLEKWREISGHTLLERYGMTEIGMALSNPYHGTRRPGHVGRPLPRVEIRRVDESGALLADDATPGEIEARGPNVFEEYWNRPEATTAAFHDGWFRTGDVAVIDNGDYRLLGRNSVDIIKTGGYKVSALEIEEVLRTHPQIRECAVVGVPDEEWGECVAACIVADGPLELAELRAWGKELLAVYKVPLRLLCVDQLPRNAMGKVQKPAVKSLMESP is encoded by the coding sequence TTGCGTTTCTCCCTTCGGCTTGCTGTGGCGTTTATGTTTTTTCAAGGCGTGGATTCTTTTGCCGATCGCACGGCCCTTTCCCTGGGCGACTCTGCCTGGACCTATCAGCAACTCGATGCAGCGGCCGGCGCGGTCGCCGGGGCGTTGCTGGACGGGGCCGACGATCTGCGCGAGGCCCGCGTTGCCTTCCTGGCCCCGCCGGGCTTTGAATACGTGGCCGCCCAGTGGGGAATCTGGCGGGCCGGAGGCGTGGCCGCGCCGCTGGGGCTGATGCATCCGCCGGCCGAGATCGAGTACGCCCTCGACGACATGCAGGCCGCGGCCGTGATCGTCCACCCTGATTACTTCGATCGCGTCGCCCCGCTGGCCCAGGCCCGCGGGCTGCAGCTGCTCACGATCGACCAGGCCCTGCAGGCGACGCCGCAGACCGGCCCGGAAATGACCGGCGATCGTCGCGCGATGATCCTGTATACCAGCGGCACGACCAGCCGGCCCAAAGGGGTCGTCACGACCCACGCCCACATTTCCGCCCAGATCGACGCCCTGGTGGAAGCCTGGGAATGGACGGCCGATGATCGCATTCTGCATGTGCTGCCGCTGCATCATATTCACGGGATCATCAACGTTCTTGGTTGCGCGCTGCGGACCGGCGCCTGCTGCGAGATGCTGTCCCCGTTTGACGCCGACGCCGTGCTGGATCGGTTTGCCGATGGGGATCTCACGCTGTTCATGGCCGTGCCGACGATTTACTCGCGCTTGATTGCCGCCTTTGAAAAACGGGATGCCGTGTCGCAGGCTGCCGTTTCCGCCGGTTGCGGCCGGATGCGATTGATGGTGTCGGGCTCGGCCGCGTTGCCCGTTTCCGTCCTGGAAAAGTGGCGGGAAATCAGCGGGCACACCCTGCTCGAACGCTACGGCATGACCGAGATCGGCATGGCCCTGTCGAACCCATATCACGGAACCCGCCGGCCCGGTCATGTCGGACGACCGTTGCCGCGGGTGGAGATCCGCCGGGTCGACGAGTCAGGCGCCTTGCTGGCCGACGATGCAACGCCGGGCGAGATCGAAGCCCGCGGGCCGAACGTGTTTGAGGAATACTGGAACCGGCCCGAAGCGACGACGGCCGCCTTTCACGATGGCTGGTTCCGCACCGGCGATGTGGCCGTGATCGACAACGGCGACTACCGTCTGCTGGGCCGGAACAGCGTCGATATCATCAAGACGGGCGGCTATAAAGTCTCCGCCCTGGAGATTGAAGAAGTGCTGCGCACCCATCCGCAAATTCGCGAGTGTGCGGTCGTCGGCGTGCCCGACGAAGAATGGGGCGAGTGCGTAGCCGCCTGCATTGTGGCCGACGGTCCGCTGGAACTGGCCGAACTGCGGGCCTGGGGGAAGGAACTGCTGGCCGTATATAAAGTGCCGCTGCGATTGCTGTGCGTCGATCAGTTGCCGCGGAACGCAATGGGCAAGGTGCAAAAACCCGCCGTCAAATCGCTGATGGAATCTCCCTGA